In one window of Spartinivicinus marinus DNA:
- a CDS encoding polymorphic toxin-type HINT domain-containing protein has translation MTGWLRSLIRLGYCLLFLFSLLGGQLTVAAPGIILLEEEPRHTGIFRLKELDIWLQAKGSPARIIRTYQPGVGWAWNRRWVNLSLKKVEEEKQLIGEFSVGVASGCDTGPNTVSVDAPGSENEEVTPAQLHYTQWDYIVRDEVKYYRLPNSKRFGKGGTHIIGTETGYRWQNREGNWIEYDQTGAILKYGDAEGNEITLKKDGQGRIHQVIDKQERVLFTFNYIGDSGLVEYITDYTERKVQYHYQNGQLVKVTDVRGYDWQYTYNEAGHLSQRIDPENNITQYQYAETRVTGITRADGLTTRYHYDYDRKNRYYHFTIKTPTGKVIERRIVNGEPPEKKKKKPRFADGVVRSAGGGGSGGGCSGGGGSSGSSGGNAVIGGGFETVSVKKKSRSKIKEIYREHINGVLIQRVIFNAETNVRTIFDKEGKKTTIQDDIWGNPLEFTHADGTEEVFSYVGSFNYISSYVDRQGVKYSFSYDSAGRLTATTDAVGTDVSRSVSYSYGSNSDTNGSTVTTTYSGHNGANVSETAYYDDLDRLVKVKDGEGHITQYTTNVLGLKLTKTTPKGYIYHYEYDLAGNLIQETDPLGRTTQYVYDKAGNQIKTIEANKAETNYGHNALNEHITTTDATGYQLTRTIDRGKNQAHIKNGDHTSTIQFDSNGRVVLFTDAEANKVSYQYEESRLKKITYPNFEQQFKYNERRLVSHVDTVADGKTRTRRFQYDIVGQVTEEIDANNIQTAFKYDELGRVSQVTNAKGGQTTFEYNHLNQVIKVIDAEEGETRFSYDKDGLLTAETVVVASGQERIRRYSYDPDGNLKQSISAGGEKRLYHYDEVGQLIKLEVFTQQADEKPARVVELTYDVVGLLTHYKDNEVEISYHYSTLGELETTTVNYGPFSKTFTYGYNEHGQIQAYTTPEGVTYEYSYTPNGEFKSLKIPSVGQLIVNQYQWMSPVEITLPGGTKIKRTVNGFGNLVDNQLIDPAGNIISRQQYQHDAVGNIISRTDKNGTAQFSYNALYQLTGADYPQPSNENIGSGLPQLVDEQFGYDGVGNRTQYNDQTVWQYNQANQLVKQGDIRYRYDANGNLIEKSHGAKTTKFFYNELERLVRVEDGSGQVIARYGYNLFGHRLWKETNGEKRYFLYNLNGLAAEYDSSGQLIREYQFVPYSPWMTNPLFQRVDGQLYYFQTDQVGAPTRMVAANGKVVWSANYQSFGKAIINKAEVDTPLRFPGQYHDKETGLNHNYWRDYDPELGRYIESDPIGLGGGVNRYLFANANPIIKADPYGQAPIIPVAMAVGSAAAAAASRCFAACVAEAAIGAAASALIDWYNNNCSEGSLSSFGEEALSVAKECAGFCARPWNWFRRYKGFSKKKNPRKKSPCQCFIAGTLVKTKEGLKPIEEVEKGELVAARNDETAENSWQPVSALIAHPEQILYVTLTDDEGQSETYGTTEEHPFWVQGKGWVEASELRLGDVVASHDGRVLQVGGVSLSDEHLPTYNLEVANAHTYFIGELGAWVHNECKEVFNSIKDSPKYPKGFRARHNGTTTHTVKNKELLEVLRQHEAGKWQKVYKDGFDAQGNRISIHYFRSQSGKVFDVKTKNYWSN, from the coding sequence ATGACGGGGTGGTTAAGGTCGTTGATACGGCTTGGTTATTGTTTATTATTTTTATTTTCACTTTTAGGGGGGCAATTAACTGTTGCTGCGCCCGGTATTATTCTATTGGAAGAAGAACCTCGCCACACAGGAATATTTAGGTTAAAAGAACTGGATATTTGGTTGCAAGCTAAAGGCTCCCCAGCGCGTATTATACGAACTTATCAGCCTGGTGTAGGTTGGGCTTGGAATCGACGTTGGGTTAATTTATCACTGAAAAAAGTAGAAGAAGAAAAACAATTAATTGGTGAGTTTTCAGTAGGTGTTGCCTCTGGGTGTGATACTGGCCCGAATACAGTTTCTGTTGATGCACCAGGCTCAGAAAATGAAGAAGTTACTCCTGCACAGCTGCACTATACTCAATGGGATTATATTGTCAGAGATGAAGTAAAATATTATCGGTTGCCTAATAGTAAGCGGTTTGGGAAAGGTGGTACTCATATTATTGGTACCGAAACAGGGTATCGTTGGCAAAACCGGGAAGGTAACTGGATTGAATATGATCAAACTGGCGCTATTTTAAAATATGGCGATGCGGAAGGAAATGAAATCACCCTAAAAAAAGATGGCCAGGGTCGTATTCATCAGGTAATTGATAAACAGGAGCGGGTATTATTTACCTTTAATTATATTGGCGACAGTGGCTTAGTCGAATATATTACTGATTACACTGAGCGCAAAGTACAATACCACTACCAAAATGGTCAATTAGTAAAAGTCACTGATGTTAGGGGATACGACTGGCAATATACCTATAATGAAGCAGGTCATTTATCCCAGCGAATTGATCCAGAAAATAATATCACTCAATATCAGTATGCCGAAACACGAGTGACTGGCATTACTCGTGCTGATGGTTTAACCACTCGTTATCATTATGACTATGATAGAAAAAATCGTTATTACCATTTCACCATTAAAACACCAACAGGAAAAGTCATTGAGCGTCGCATAGTCAATGGTGAACCACCTGAAAAGAAAAAAAAGAAACCTCGATTTGCTGACGGTGTTGTTCGTAGTGCTGGAGGAGGCGGTAGTGGCGGCGGCTGTTCTGGTGGAGGCGGGAGCAGTGGTAGTAGCGGAGGGAATGCTGTTATTGGTGGTGGCTTTGAAACTGTTAGTGTTAAGAAAAAGTCAAGAAGTAAAATAAAAGAAATTTACCGTGAACATATTAATGGCGTATTAATACAACGAGTTATATTTAACGCAGAGACGAATGTAAGAACAATTTTTGACAAAGAAGGTAAAAAAACAACAATTCAGGATGATATTTGGGGCAACCCACTTGAATTTACCCATGCTGATGGTACGGAAGAAGTTTTTAGTTATGTAGGTTCTTTTAATTACATTTCAAGCTATGTTGATCGACAAGGTGTTAAATACTCCTTTAGTTATGATAGCGCTGGCCGTTTAACCGCAACAACTGACGCTGTAGGCACTGATGTCTCTAGAAGTGTCTCTTATAGTTACGGTTCAAATAGTGATACTAATGGTAGTACAGTCACTACAACATACAGTGGTCATAATGGCGCTAATGTATCTGAGACTGCTTACTATGATGACCTGGACCGTCTAGTAAAAGTTAAGGATGGTGAAGGCCATATTACCCAATATACGACTAATGTATTGGGTTTAAAACTAACCAAAACTACCCCAAAAGGCTATATCTATCACTATGAGTATGACCTGGCAGGCAATTTAATACAGGAAACAGACCCACTGGGAAGAACTACCCAATATGTATATGACAAAGCTGGCAATCAAATAAAAACCATTGAGGCCAATAAAGCAGAAACTAATTACGGTCATAATGCTCTCAATGAACATATTACTACGACAGATGCTACAGGTTATCAATTAACGCGCACTATTGATCGAGGTAAAAACCAAGCGCATATTAAAAATGGTGATCATACCTCAACCATTCAATTTGATAGTAATGGGCGAGTCGTTTTATTTACTGATGCTGAAGCCAACAAAGTCAGCTATCAATATGAAGAAAGCCGTCTTAAGAAAATTACTTATCCAAATTTTGAGCAGCAGTTTAAGTATAATGAACGTCGCTTAGTTAGCCATGTTGATACAGTGGCTGATGGCAAGACCCGTACACGGCGTTTTCAGTATGATATTGTTGGGCAGGTTACCGAAGAGATTGATGCCAATAACATTCAAACTGCTTTTAAATATGACGAGTTAGGACGAGTCAGCCAGGTTACTAATGCAAAAGGTGGGCAAACCACGTTTGAATATAATCATTTAAACCAAGTTATTAAAGTTATCGATGCTGAAGAGGGAGAAACGCGTTTTAGTTATGATAAAGATGGTTTGTTAACAGCTGAAACCGTTGTGGTTGCTTCGGGGCAGGAGCGGATACGGCGTTATAGTTATGATCCTGATGGCAACTTAAAACAAAGTATTTCAGCGGGTGGTGAAAAAAGGCTTTATCATTATGATGAAGTTGGCCAATTAATTAAATTGGAAGTTTTTACTCAGCAAGCAGATGAAAAGCCGGCTCGTGTAGTTGAATTAACTTATGATGTGGTAGGGCTGTTAACCCACTATAAAGATAATGAAGTTGAAATTAGCTACCACTATTCAACGTTAGGTGAATTGGAAACAACCACAGTTAACTATGGGCCTTTTAGTAAGACGTTTACCTATGGCTATAATGAGCATGGTCAAATCCAAGCTTATACCACACCAGAAGGGGTTACTTATGAATATAGTTATACACCTAATGGTGAATTTAAATCACTTAAAATCCCTTCAGTTGGTCAATTAATTGTTAACCAATACCAGTGGATGTCACCGGTTGAAATTACCTTACCTGGTGGTACAAAAATAAAACGTACGGTTAATGGTTTTGGTAATTTAGTTGATAATCAATTAATTGACCCTGCTGGCAATATTATTAGCAGACAGCAGTATCAACATGATGCTGTTGGTAACATTATTAGTCGTACTGATAAAAATGGAACCGCTCAGTTTAGTTATAATGCTTTATATCAACTCACAGGGGCAGACTATCCTCAGCCATCTAATGAAAATATAGGGAGTGGTTTACCACAATTAGTAGATGAACAGTTTGGTTATGATGGCGTAGGTAACCGCACCCAATATAATGACCAAACCGTTTGGCAGTATAATCAAGCTAATCAACTGGTTAAGCAGGGTGATATACGTTATCGCTATGATGCTAATGGTAATTTAATCGAAAAAAGCCATGGTGCGAAAACGACCAAGTTTTTTTATAACGAATTAGAACGCTTGGTCAGGGTAGAGGATGGATCCGGTCAGGTAATTGCCCGTTATGGTTATAACTTGTTTGGCCACAGGCTATGGAAAGAAACCAATGGTGAAAAGCGTTACTTTTTATATAACCTGAATGGATTGGCTGCCGAGTACGACAGTAGCGGCCAGCTAATTCGCGAATACCAATTTGTCCCCTATAGCCCTTGGATGACCAATCCATTATTCCAACGGGTAGATGGCCAACTGTATTATTTCCAAACAGATCAGGTAGGTGCCCCCACCCGGATGGTGGCTGCTAATGGTAAGGTGGTTTGGTCTGCGAATTACCAGTCATTTGGTAAAGCCATTATTAATAAGGCAGAGGTTGATACGCCGTTACGATTCCCTGGCCAATACCATGATAAAGAAACAGGGTTAAACCATAACTATTGGCGAGATTATGACCCAGAGCTAGGTCGATATATAGAGTCAGACCCTATTGGTTTAGGTGGTGGGGTAAATCGTTATTTATTTGCCAATGCTAACCCTATCATAAAGGCAGACCCTTATGGCCAAGCACCAATTATACCTGTTGCAATGGCTGTTGGCTCTGCTGCCGCAGCAGCTGCAAGTCGTTGCTTTGCTGCTTGTGTGGCAGAAGCAGCGATTGGCGCAGCAGCCAGTGCACTCATAGACTGGTATAACAACAATTGTAGTGAAGGTTCATTATCCTCTTTTGGTGAAGAAGCACTCAGTGTTGCAAAGGAGTGTGCTGGTTTTTGTGCAAGACCATGGAACTGGTTTAGGCGTTATAAAGGTTTTAGTAAAAAGAAAAACCCAAGAAAGAAATCTCCTTGTCAGTGTTTTATTGCTGGCACCTTGGTTAAGACTAAAGAGGGCTTAAAGCCCATTGAAGAAGTTGAAAAAGGGGAGCTGGTTGCAGCCAGGAATGATGAAACGGCAGAAAATAGTTGGCAACCTGTTTCAGCATTAATTGCCCATCCAGAGCAAATTTTATATGTCACATTAACGGATGATGAAGGGCAATCGGAAACCTATGGAACCACTGAAGAACATCCATTCTGGGTACAAGGTAAAGGCTGGGTAGAAGCCAGTGAACTCAGGTTAGGTGATGTTGTTGCCTCCCATGATGGACGAGTCCTGCAAGTCGGTGGGGTCAGCCTTTCAGATGAACACTTACCGACGTATAATTTAGAAGTAGCCAATGCCCATACCTATTTTATAGGTGAGCTTGGAGCTTGGGTGCATAATGAGTGTAAGGAGGTTTTTAACTCAATAAAAGACTCACCAAAATATCCTAAGGGATTTAGAGCGCGACACAATGGTACCACAACACATACGGTAAAAAATAAGGAGTTGTTGGAGGTATTGAGACAGCATGAAGCAGGTAAGTGGCAAAAAGTTTATAAAGATGGATTTGATGCACAGGGTAATAGAATTTCAATACATTACTTTAGGAGTCAGTCAGGAAAAGTTTTTGATGTCAAAACTAAAAACTATTGGAGTAATTGA